A genome region from Arthrobacter agilis includes the following:
- the rsmG gene encoding 16S rRNA (guanine(527)-N(7))-methyltransferase RsmG → MTEEQLPITGSFPEPSAEESAAAEAVFGAQLPAARGFVAHLASSGIERGLLGPREVPRLWGRHVLNCAVVADLMRHGTSVVDVGSGAGLPGLAIAIARPDLQLHLVEPLERRVTWLKEVIDDLSLSNVSVHRARAEEMVGEIAGDYVTARAVSALSTLAAWTIPLTKPGGEVLAIKGRSAAEEIEKARKVIRKLGGVTAEIVTVGTAVLQEPTTVVRIPVRTA, encoded by the coding sequence ATGACTGAGGAACAGCTCCCGATCACCGGTTCCTTCCCCGAGCCGTCGGCGGAGGAATCCGCCGCAGCGGAGGCCGTCTTCGGGGCCCAGCTTCCCGCAGCCCGCGGGTTCGTCGCTCATCTGGCGTCGTCCGGGATCGAGCGTGGACTGCTGGGGCCACGCGAGGTCCCCCGGCTGTGGGGACGGCATGTCCTCAACTGCGCCGTCGTGGCCGATCTCATGCGTCACGGTACGTCCGTCGTGGATGTCGGCAGCGGCGCAGGGCTCCCGGGCCTGGCGATCGCCATCGCACGGCCTGATCTCCAGCTCCATCTGGTGGAGCCCCTGGAGCGGCGTGTGACGTGGTTGAAGGAGGTTATCGATGACCTTTCGCTCTCCAATGTCTCGGTACACCGGGCCAGGGCGGAGGAGATGGTGGGGGAAATCGCCGGGGACTACGTCACGGCACGCGCAGTATCCGCGCTGTCGACGCTCGCCGCATGGACGATCCCCCTGACGAAGCCGGGTGGAGAGGTCCTGGCCATCAAGGGCCGAAGCGCAGCCGAGGAGATCGAGAAGGCGCGCAAGGTCATCAGGAAGCTGGGTGGCGTCACCGCGGAGATCGTCACGGTCGGCACCGCGGTGCTGCAGGAACCGACGACCGTTGTCCGTATCCCTGTCCGCACCGCCTGA
- a CDS encoding Jag family protein has translation MTVDNEEHTPLSETEDDAAAGSDTKASRLDEEGDVAADYLEELLDIADIDGDIDIEVRSGRTYISIVSEDTSDAGLSSLVGHDGEVLEALQELTRLSVLTATDSRSRLVLDVDGYRDRRSRELTKIAQDTVAEVKETGEDVALAPMSAYERKIVHDVVADLGFVSESEGEGPARHIVVSPSDD, from the coding sequence ATGACGGTAGACAACGAAGAGCACACTCCCCTCAGCGAGACCGAGGACGACGCCGCGGCCGGTAGTGACACGAAGGCATCGCGGCTCGACGAAGAGGGCGATGTCGCCGCGGACTACCTCGAGGAACTCCTGGACATCGCGGACATCGACGGTGACATCGACATCGAGGTGCGCAGTGGTCGTACCTACATCTCGATCGTGTCCGAGGACACGTCCGACGCCGGTCTCAGCTCCCTCGTCGGCCATGACGGTGAGGTACTGGAGGCCCTTCAGGAACTGACGCGCCTCAGTGTGCTGACGGCGACGGACTCCCGCTCGCGCCTCGTGCTCGACGTGGACGGCTACCGCGACCGCCGCAGTCGCGAGCTGACGAAGATCGCCCAGGACACCGTCGCCGAGGTGAAGGAGACGGGCGAGGACGTAGCCCTCGCGCCCATGTCGGCCTACGAGCGAAAGATCGTGCACGACGTCGTCGCTGACCTGGGCTTCGTGAGCGAGTCCGAAGGCGAGGGGCCCGCGCGGCACATCGTCGTATCACCCAGTGATGACTGA
- the yidC gene encoding membrane protein insertase YidC, translating to MDFLGTVLFPFEWLVSWIMFLFHEGFSFLGMDPASGWTWTLSIVGLVVVIRTALIPVFVKQIKAQRGMQALQPDLRKLQQKYKGKTDQLSRQAMTQEQMALYKKHGTNPFAACLPILIQMPFFFSLFRVLNGVSRASEEGVSIGALQVDSVRQFDDATIFGAPLSSTFLGSFGADGNISVIILSLLMIVAMTASQFITQKQIMAKNMSEEAMQSPFMRQQKIMLYILPLVFGIGGINFPIGVLVYWTTTNIWTMAQQFYVIRKMPTPGSPAAKAYADRRAKKGLPAVPLLGERKTEPAIETVPEQRVQRVQPQRKKRKKR from the coding sequence ATGGATTTCCTAGGGACCGTTCTCTTCCCTTTCGAGTGGCTCGTGTCATGGATCATGTTCCTTTTCCATGAGGGCTTCTCCTTCCTGGGCATGGACCCCGCTTCGGGGTGGACCTGGACGCTTTCCATCGTCGGCCTCGTCGTCGTCATCCGGACGGCACTGATCCCCGTCTTCGTGAAGCAGATCAAGGCGCAGCGCGGCATGCAGGCGCTGCAGCCGGACCTGCGGAAGCTCCAGCAGAAGTACAAGGGCAAGACGGACCAGCTCTCGCGCCAGGCCATGACGCAGGAGCAGATGGCGCTGTACAAGAAGCATGGGACCAACCCGTTCGCGGCGTGCCTGCCGATCCTCATCCAGATGCCGTTCTTCTTCTCCCTGTTCCGGGTGCTGAACGGTGTCTCGCGCGCCAGCGAAGAGGGCGTGAGCATCGGTGCCCTGCAGGTGGATTCGGTACGCCAGTTCGACGACGCCACGATCTTCGGCGCCCCCCTCTCCTCGACCTTCCTCGGCAGCTTCGGCGCCGACGGCAACATCAGCGTCATCATCCTGTCCCTGCTCATGATCGTCGCGATGACCGCGTCGCAGTTCATCACGCAGAAGCAGATCATGGCCAAGAACATGTCCGAGGAGGCCATGCAGAGCCCCTTCATGCGTCAGCAGAAGATCATGCTCTACATCCTTCCGCTCGTGTTCGGCATCGGTGGTATCAACTTCCCGATCGGCGTCCTGGTGTACTGGACCACGACCAATATCTGGACGATGGCGCAGCAGTTCTACGTGATCCGCAAGATGCCCACCCCCGGGTCGCCGGCGGCGAAGGCATACGCGGACCGGCGTGCGAAGAAGGGCCTGCCCGCGGTTCCGCTCCTGGGTGAGCGGAAGACCGAGCCGGCGATCGAGACCGTTCCGGAACAGCGGGTCCAGCGGGTCCAGCCCCAGCGCAAGAAGAGGAAGAAGCGATGA
- the yidD gene encoding membrane protein insertion efficiency factor YidD has translation MKSVAVTAVSFLIGLPRLAVIGLLIAYRKVVSPLYGQVCRFYPSCSAYALEAVTVHGVIRGSWLAGRRLGRCHPWNDGGVDHVPQGGRSFPEGRLPSIVVLNHPVIPDDDESRPAVRGAD, from the coding sequence GTGAAGAGCGTCGCTGTCACTGCGGTGTCGTTCCTCATCGGACTGCCGCGCCTGGCCGTGATCGGACTGCTGATCGCGTACCGGAAGGTCGTTTCTCCGCTGTACGGGCAGGTGTGCCGGTTCTACCCGAGCTGCTCGGCGTACGCGCTCGAGGCGGTGACGGTCCATGGGGTCATCCGCGGCTCGTGGCTTGCCGGCAGGCGCCTGGGCCGGTGCCATCCCTGGAACGACGGCGGCGTGGACCACGTCCCGCAGGGTGGCAGGAGTTTTCCCGAGGGGAGACTGCCGTCGATAGTTGTGTTGAACCACCCGGTGATTCCGGACGATGACGAAAGCCGCCCCGCGGTTCGAGGAGCAGACTGA
- the rnpA gene encoding ribonuclease P protein component has product MTHRVRTAADFARIVRSGARSGRRNVVLYGSRTEESSPSRVGFIVGKNVGNAVTRNLVKRRLRHASAEWVVAHPHGYDVVVRALPAAADSDWPALRKDFTGSLAAVVRRLDGSDTAERQGRVS; this is encoded by the coding sequence ATGACCCACAGGGTGCGGACGGCAGCGGATTTTGCACGTATCGTACGTTCCGGCGCCCGCTCAGGGCGCCGGAACGTTGTGCTATACGGCTCCAGGACCGAGGAATCCTCGCCCTCCCGCGTCGGCTTCATCGTCGGCAAGAACGTCGGGAACGCCGTCACCCGCAACCTCGTTAAGAGAAGGCTCCGCCATGCTTCGGCAGAGTGGGTCGTCGCGCACCCGCACGGGTACGACGTCGTCGTCCGTGCGCTGCCGGCGGCTGCGGACAGTGACTGGCCGGCTCTGCGAAAAGACTTCACCGGCAGCCTGGCTGCTGTGGTCCGCAGGCTCGACGGCTCCGACACGGCGGAAAGGCAGGGCAGAGTATCGTGA
- the rpmH gene encoding 50S ribosomal protein L34, with protein sequence MSKRTFQPNNRRRAKKHGFRLRMRTRAGRAILSARRGKGRTELSA encoded by the coding sequence GTGAGCAAGCGGACTTTTCAGCCGAATAACCGCCGTCGTGCCAAGAAGCACGGTTTCCGTCTTCGCATGCGCACCCGCGCTGGTCGTGCCATCCTGTCGGCACGCCGCGGCAAGGGCCGTACCGAACTCTCGGCATAA
- the dnaA gene encoding chromosomal replication initiator protein DnaA, with protein sequence MGTDEVNDVGSSWRKVIRTLEHDDRVTPRQRGFMVLAQAQGLIGTTMLIAVPNELTREVLQTQLKGALDEALREVFREDIQCAFVIDPELTPVQEEAPEPEPAQVSPEPKGETKPSPTPPSNSHEFGRLNPKYIFDTFVIGSSNRFAHAAAVAVAEAPAKAYNPLFIYGDSGLGKTHLLHAIGHYARHLYTGIRVRYVNSEEFTNDFINSIRDDEGSSFKQTYRNVDILLIDDIQFLSGKDRTMEEFFHTFNALHNHNKQVVITSDMPPKQLIGFEERMRSRFEWGLLTDIQPPELETRIAILRKKAISDSLSAPDDVLEYIASKIATNIRELEGALIRVTAFASLNRQTVDVNLAEIVLKDLISDDGAQEITSTVIMAQTADYFQISMEELCSKSRTRTLVTARQIAMYLCRELTDMSLPKIGQELGGRDHTTVIHADRKIRELMAERRAIFNQVTELTNRIKHKQREA encoded by the coding sequence GTGGGTACAGATGAGGTCAATGACGTCGGGAGCTCCTGGCGTAAAGTCATCCGGACCCTGGAACACGACGACCGAGTAACCCCCCGCCAGCGGGGATTCATGGTCCTGGCCCAGGCCCAGGGACTCATCGGGACCACGATGCTCATCGCCGTCCCGAACGAACTGACCCGCGAGGTCCTGCAGACCCAGCTCAAGGGAGCGCTCGACGAGGCCCTGCGGGAGGTGTTCCGGGAGGACATCCAGTGCGCGTTCGTCATCGACCCCGAACTGACCCCTGTGCAGGAGGAGGCTCCGGAGCCGGAACCCGCGCAGGTGTCGCCGGAACCGAAGGGCGAGACCAAGCCGTCCCCGACGCCGCCCAGCAACTCCCACGAGTTCGGCCGGCTCAATCCCAAGTACATCTTCGACACCTTCGTGATCGGTTCGTCGAACCGTTTCGCACACGCCGCCGCGGTGGCGGTGGCGGAGGCGCCGGCGAAGGCCTACAACCCGCTGTTCATCTACGGCGACTCCGGGCTGGGCAAGACCCACCTCCTGCACGCCATCGGACATTACGCCCGGCACCTCTACACGGGCATCCGGGTGCGGTACGTGAACTCGGAGGAGTTCACCAACGACTTCATCAACTCCATCCGCGACGACGAGGGGTCGAGCTTCAAGCAGACCTACCGCAACGTGGACATCCTGCTCATCGACGACATCCAGTTCCTCTCCGGCAAGGACCGGACCATGGAGGAGTTCTTCCACACCTTCAATGCGCTGCACAACCACAACAAGCAGGTGGTCATCACCTCCGACATGCCGCCGAAGCAGCTCATCGGGTTCGAGGAACGCATGCGGTCGCGCTTCGAGTGGGGACTCCTGACGGACATCCAGCCCCCGGAACTGGAGACGCGCATCGCGATCCTCCGCAAGAAGGCGATCAGCGACAGCCTGAGTGCTCCCGATGACGTCCTCGAATACATCGCCTCCAAGATCGCCACGAACATCCGTGAACTCGAGGGTGCGCTGATCCGCGTCACGGCCTTCGCGAGCCTCAATCGCCAGACCGTCGACGTGAACCTGGCCGAGATCGTCCTGAAGGACCTCATCTCCGACGACGGCGCCCAGGAGATCACGTCGACGGTGATCATGGCGCAGACAGCGGACTACTTCCAGATCAGCATGGAGGAGCTCTGCAGCAAGTCGCGGACCAGGACCCTGGTGACCGCGCGCCAGATCGCCATGTACCTCTGCCGCGAACTGACGGACATGTCCCTGCCCAAGATCGGCCAGGAGCTCGGTGGACGCGACCACACCACGGTCATCCACGCGGACCGGAAGATCCGCGAACTGATGGCGGAGCGGCGGGCCATCTTCAACCAGGTCACCGAACTCACCAACCGGATCAAGCACAAGCAGCGTGAAGCCTGA